The DNA region GGAATACATTCCGTACTTGTTGCCCTAATGGCAGGAAAGGCAGAAGTGAGGTATAATCCTGCTGTCATACACCCTTCAGCTATTGCAGAGCTCATACGAGAACTGGGATTTGGAGCGACCGTGATGGAAAGCAGTGGTGAAGGAGATGGAATTCTGGATCTTGTTGTAAGCtagtaattaaaaacagctaCCTACCCTTGTCTTTATCTATTGAACATGATTTTGTAATCATTTTGTTCTTAATGTTTGAAAAATATAATAGAgcttaatgtaaaaaaataaaattcaaaccATAGGAGTGCGTTAGGTATGTATCAAAAATTGTGTATTGATTTTAAGGTTGTCCTTCAGACTATGTTGGCTCAAACTACTATGCTGAAGTCAAAGAGAAATACCCCTGTATTTTGGTGGAGTTATTCTGTATATTGCAGGATTtgtctatttattattttgtagctgagtCTAGCCCAGAGGTCCTAGCTCTGAGTATGAAGAGGCGGCAGAGGTTCAGCAGAGCTTAATAACTAAGTCTTCCTCTGTAGTGCTCTCATCCTTCATAAGTGATCCTCCAGTCTTGCCGCTTCAGACCCCAGACATAAGCAATAAGTAGGTCAGGGTACTTATgagcacattttcttttcccatttcctaAAGATGCATTAACTTTTTGCTTTGATGACTAAAGGAAATCTTTATTTTACAGGTGAGAGGAATGACATCTGCTGCTTGTGTGCACAAAATAGAATCCACCCTTATGAAGACTAATGGTGTTTTATACTGCTCAGTAGCTCTTGCAACCAACAAAGCACATATTAAATATGATCCTGAGATTATAGGTCCTCGAGATATTATACAAGTGATAAAGGTTAGTTTTGTGAAGGCACCACATCTGATAAAATAACTGATGTTTTTTGAATAGTTTCATACTCCACAACAGAGGGGAAAActatcaaagggaaaaaattctGGTCCACCACTGTCTTGCTCTCAGTGCAGATTTCTGCAGATAATGTGAGCGTTCTCACAGCTCAGAAACAATGCTCCATTAAAGAGAGAGATTGGGAAAGCCAGGCTGTGTGAAGATAACCTGTAGTTTTGCAGGAGAGTAAAACACTAtagcagaagagaaataagtTTCTTGACATTGTCCCTCATTTTCTATACTTCAGGAATAATCATTTTTTGAAAGTCACATTTTAGACTTGCATcttaatattttagaaaagttGACTTCTGCATCAGGCTAACTTCTTAAGTTGACCTGTGCAGGGATAAAAGCAGTCATCTCAAAATGTtaataaaacaaatcatttgATTTGTTGTGCAGGCTGCGCTATCAGTAATACGTGCATAAGTTATTAAGAGTGCAGTCAGTCTTTAAAAAGTCACTGTtctcatttaattatttatttatttctccttagGATTTAGATTTCACAACTGCTTTAGTGAAAAAGATAGATCTGCTAGTCATCTAGATCACAGACAGGAAATAAGGCAGTAAGTATTCCTGAATATATTTAGATTATATATaaacatctttgcttttttggtctattttctcttttagtaAAGTTTATTAAATTTTGTTAGTTTGTAAGGACTTGCTAGTTAAAATGTTATTCAGCACTtgacagcaaaacaaatgtatttatttatttttaaacctaaGGTGGAGAAGGTCTTTTTTTGTGAGTCTGATTTTCTGTATTCCTGTCATGGCGATGATGATTTACATGATGGTTGTGGACAGTCAACTCTCAGATGCTCACAGACATCTCAACATGAGTAGTGAGGAAATGGAGGCCATTCACTCCTCTATGTTCTTAGAACACCAGCTCCTGCCAGGACTGTCTGTTATGAACTTTCTGTCATTCTTACTCTGTGTCCCTGTACAGGTAAGTGGCAATATGACAACTCCAAGTTTGTTGGGGTTAGACATTCGAGATGAGAAACAATGGGGAAATTAAATTTGACAAGTGACTGTTCGTACACTAGAGGAAAATACCACTGCTGCTGCTAACATAAACAGTGCTGGGGTCTGTTAAGGACGGGTCAATCAAAGTGTGTGGGTGCTATGCGGTCTGACAGCATCTGAGGCAGCTTGTCTAGCTGTAGCCAGTGGGCATGGGAAGGAGCTGGTTGAGCTGCATGGAGGTGAGGTGATCTGGGAATACTGAAGGGAAGATCTAAGATCTGGATCTTGAGCAGAGACAGGACTTTGTTCAGTAAGTGACAGAGAAGacaaatgaccaaaaaaaacaccaaaactgCTTCTCAGAAAAATACTGCTGCTGTGTGTTACAAATATGTGTACAGAATATAACAGGTGCCGTTACTGTTACAGATATTTGGAGGCTGGCACTTCTATATACAGGCATACAAAGCATTGAAGCACAGAACTGCAAACATGGATGTGCTCATTGTTCTGGCAACCTCCATTGCATTCGTCTACTCATTTGTTATTCTTCTAGTTGCAATGGCTGAGAAAGCAAAAGTAAACCCTGTGACTTTCTTTGACACACCTCCCATGCTGCTGGCATTCATCTCGTTGGGCCGGTGGCTAGAGCACGTTGCAAAGGTAAGGGAAGTAAAAGTACTTCTGATGGGCAAAAAGAGCATAGCATGGCAGTTATATTTCAGTCAGTTCTCAGTAGTGATGGTAGAAGGCTGAAGTTTTGTGCTGCGTATAGTACATAGTAAACATTTGTTCTCGACGTCACTGAATGGAAAGCACCATATCTACAAGCTATAGGACACTGAGTATAATTTCAGAATGGTGCATACCTTATAAAATATCAGATGCAAAAGCcttgttatatttttttatcctttttttgtTATAAAATCATCTTCAGTAACTGAACTAGTAAAAAATGTGAAGTAATACAAGTCTattttcagaaagtattttcttaagAGTAAATTGCAGCATATGAAGTTGTCGTTTaccctacttttttttttgcaataccATAgtcagaaaaatatgaaaattattattctaGGGTAAAACTTCAGAAGCACTGGCAAGACTAATTTCATTACAAGCTACTGAAGCAACTATTGTTACCTTGGGCCCCGATAACATTCTCTTAAGGTATCTTTgtcatttgcattttctgttgttCCATTTTTGTTGATAATATATTCACAGACAAATGTTATAACTCTGTAGGACTGTGAAGAAAATGACTTCAGATTTGCTGGCagatttgtatttgaaaatgttaaaatgcagaaaagtaaACGCTACTGCAATTGGCTTTATTGGAATCTTACTAATTTTTGCTAATAAGGAAGTAAGTGGATTTACTCAGCTGGAAGATAACATATGATAGGCTTAGTGCTCTGTAAAACAGCCTTTGTTAAGCTAACAGTGTTAACTAGTGGAATTATGCTTTATGTATAGTGCTTTTGCCTGGGTGGTTTCAGTTAACAATCGCTTGTTTAAAAACTCTCCAGTGAGGAGCAAGTTGATGTTGAGCTGGTTCAGCGAGGTGATGTTGTCAAAGTGGTGCCAGGAGGCAAATTCCCAGTGGATGGTCGTGTTATTGAAGGACACTCTATGGTAGACGAATCTCTTATCACAGGTGAGCATTTATTTTGCTAGCAAATATAAACAAATCAGCAActataatttttgttttcttttaaatgaatctgaaaaagaaaagttgaaactttctttttaatataagaGTCAGTAGTTATTATCAGAAATAACATTGCTGCAAAAGCTCCATTAGTTACCTGTTGTTGACCTTTCCTTAGGTGAAGCGATGCCTGTGACTAAAAAGCCTGGCAGCACAGTTATTGCTGGTTCCATTAATCAGAACGGATCACTGCTGATTTCAGCAACCCATGTTGGAGCTGACACAACTCTTTCACAGATTGTTAAACTTGTGGAGGAGGCCCAGACCTCAAAGGTAGAGTGGTATAAACCTAAGcgtttgggttttgttgtaGCTGGGCATCAGCACACCAAGTTGTTTGCAAAATGGCTAAGGTTGGTTAGATTTGAATTGCAGCTGGACCATGAATTTTggttttgacttttttttaaaccgAATGAAAACTTTTATATGATCCACTGTTTCAAATCTCATCATCTTACAGAGTAGATATGTAATTACAAAGCATGGTTTGCCAAATGTGCTGAGATTTTGTTTATGATTACGTTTGTGTCTGAAGGCGTAGAAGACAATAAGTATGGTGTTGATGGAGCTGAcgcttgttttttctttttcctaggcTCCTATACAACAATTTGCAGACAAAATTAGTGGCTACTTTGTTCCTTTTATTGTAGTTGTCTCCGTGGTTACCCTCTTTGCCTGGATTATAATTGGATTTGTGGATTTCGAAatagtagaaaaatattttctggtaaGTCAGTCTCCTTAAGTGactactgaaatatttcacatatAATAAGCCTACAAATCTATTAGGCTGCAGCAGTCCCATTTTTAGATGATTCTTGCAGGCAGTTGGGTGGAAATGCATGAAATTAAAGTATATTCATCCCTCTAATTTATATCTATTTTGTACTGTAACTTCGCTCTGACATTTTCACATACAGAGTATTCAGTAATTAATCAACTCGTGAAGGttagtttttaaaaactgaacagaaaaactAAATTGGGAAACCTCAAGGTttagttttccttctttgtgggggggaaaaaatccttTGCATCATAGGCTCCAATTCTAGTTTTCTTAGCATAGCTATGTGTAAATTCACCTTTGAAATCAGGGGAATTCATATTCCATGCAAATGGCAGAGGAGGATGAGAATCCTGATTTGTACCTTGGATTTGTTTAGCTCTCGGGTTTTTTTGTGGACTAGATTTCCAGTCAGGATGTATTAGTTGCAGGAGAACAATCTTCATGTCTTTGTTATGGCATAAACTCTTGATGAGGTATATTGTATCAAAGTTCAGAAGAGCTGTCATAACGTGTGGTcctttatttaagaaaatgtctTATCAATAAAACAAGTCAGGAGCGTAGGCCGTATATAACAAAGTTTAGATACTAATAATGAATTTTGTAGTTAATCTTAGCTTGGCAtaatttttcctgtgctttcagTTTTAATACTTCATCTTGCACGTTTGCaatttttgctccttttttctttttacatcaaGGGTGATGTGTAGTTAAATACATTGTTTTCATTGCTGAATTTCCTTTGTAAATAAAACGAATTTCTGTCACTAGGGTTACAATAAgagcatttctgcagctgaagtgaTAATCCGCTTTGCATTCCAAGCCTCTATCACAGTCTTGTGTATTGCATGCCCCTGTTCCCTGGGGTTAGCAACCCCAACGGCTGTGATGGTTGGTACTGGAGTAGGAGCTCAGAACGGCATACTGATCAAAGGAGGAGAACCATTAGAGATGGCACATAAGGTAAGAAATGTGGGTTTGTTGTATGTAAGCTCTGAAGGCTGGTAGCAGTAGCATTTTGCCAGTTCCTGCCTGAGCAGAGTTCTACATCTTTGTAAGTAGCAAATTAGAAAGTCTGATTAAAAATGAGGTTTTCTAAGCTAGCTGTACATTGAATCTTTTTTCACTGAATGATGTCTTCCTGTTTTGCTGCAGGTAAATGTGGTTGTATTTGACAAAACGGGTACAATTACCCATGGAACTCCAGAAGTGATGCGTGTGAAATACCTAGTAGAGAGTAATCGACTGCCACATAATAAAATGCTGGCAATTGTGGGAACTGCAGAGAGTAACAGTGAACATCCTCTCGGAGCAGCAATaacaaaatactgcaaaaagGTAAACTGCATAGGCAAAATTGTTTGTATTACAGATAAACCTCTCTTGCATGAATTGATAAGTACAAATGGTCTTGAGTCATTTAGAAAATGATTGATATATTCAGATGGAATACTGAAAATTGTGAGGCCATTGTAAATCCCTTGATCGTATTCTGGATCTACTGGATACTCACATTTACATTTTGATTATAGATTGAATgtttctctgctctcctgcttAGATTACACTTTAACTTGCGAATTTTGTAAATGTTGCATGCTtctatatatttaaatttctatgctttttttctgtttttttttttctgaaggaactgggttCAGAAACCCTTGGGACATGTACAGATTTTCAGGTAGTTCCAGGCTGTGGCATTAGCTGCAAAGTCACCAATATAGAACCACTGCtctacaggaaaaataaaatggttgaagaaaacaataTTAGAAATGTGACACTTGTAAAAGTTGAGGAACATGTGGAGGAATCGGTGCAGCCTGCTCTGATTATTGATGCTGACTTACCAAGTAAGCTGACTCCAGTTCATAGATTAAATGTATTGCAAGACACACCTTTGGTTTTGGATCTTAGTCAGGATCCTTAAGAATGagattcttttctctctgccttggAAAACTGGGCTTGCATCAAGTCACCTATGAAATAGAGTTGGCCATTCCTTTATTTCATGGTCACACATCACTCGGATATTTGGATAAAAACATTCTGTTGGTATAAGTACAACTGAAGTTATTAACTATGGAGTGGGAAAATCATGGGGAATTGTCTCTTAGctctcttttctttacttactAGTTTCATCCCAAGTTACTATTTGCTAACCAAAATCGTGTTTATTTGCATATCTGACTGTTTTTCAATCAAGAGCAGCTCATTGTTAGATCTTTCAACTATTAGAACATTAAATTAAAAGCACCAAGAAAGAGACTTTTTCCTTTACTGTCCCATGACCTGTGATTCTTCACCCACCAAAGTAGTAATTACCTATTGCTGATGAAATGTTAGCAGTGTTCTTGTCATGAGCACCTGAAAAGATAGattgaaggggaaaagaagtcTCTTTCAATATTGTTTAAGTTCTTCACTTATATTTCAGTGCATACTGAGAGAGCATGAGTAGGACTAGCTGGCAGGAAGCTTCCTAATTATCTGTATGATGGCaagagtttttcttctttcagctgcAGTTACTTCTCAAAAATACTCTGTTCTCATTGGTAACCGGGAATGGATGAACAGAAATGGCCTTCTTGTTAAAAATGATGTTGACAAAGCCATGATTGAGCATGAGAGGAAGGGTCGCACAGCAGTTCTCATAGCTGTTGATGGTAAGTTCATTACCGTCTCCTTCGTTCAGAGGCTGATTAGTCACCAGATAAATAGAAACTGATAAGTAGTAATGCCTTAACAGTTACACCTGAAGTAGACTAATGGGATGAAAAGACATGATTAGCTAagttctgaaacattttcatatGAGAAAACCTCTTCCTGCCTTTCTCGGTTGAATAGGAGGTGTGAATTTAAGGTAAAGACTTGAAGGAGAGCAaagtagaagaaagaaagaagaaaacaattcttttgTTGTTGGACAGTCTGTACTCTGTGGCATTAAACTGCTGCCCCAATAGCTCATATTATCATAGTTTATATTCCACCTTTTGTTGTCAATAGCAGTGTTTCTGCAAGTGGTTTTACTAAAGAAAATGTTACTTCCTTTCTCCCATCACaaaccccccccaaaaaaaccacTTACTACAAACTCCTTTGTGTTTTTAAGGAGTGCTGTGTGGCTTGATAGCTATTGCTGATACTGTAAAACCAGAAGCTGAGCTGGCAGTTTACACTTTGAAGAATATGGGTTTAGAAGTTGTTCTAATGACTGGTgacaacagcaaaacagcaagATCCATCGCCTCTCAGGTAAGCAGTTAGGTCTGTGTTGTGGTTTGAAGCTTGCTACATCCCACTTACAGAACAGATATTGTCATGCTGCTACTGCATGTGGCTAGCATGGAAATGTGTGGTGAAAAATGTTAATGTATAGCTGAATAGGAAGGGGGACTGAAGAATCCTTTTTGAATGGGAGTAATGTTAGCTTTGAAATAAGACTTATTTTCATATCAGATGGGTTTGGTCTTTGGCTTATGAGCATGACATTCAGACTCTAATAATGTGATAGCTAGTGAAAAAGCTAttcttgttctctctctctttaccCCTCCCCATAGGTTGGCATCTCTAAAGTGTTTGCAGAGGTTCTTCCCTCTCATAAAGTGGCCAAAGTGAAACAATTACAGGATGAAGGAAAACGGGTGGCCATGGTTGGAGATGGTATCAATGACTCCCCAGCACTTGCTATGGCTAATGTGGGAATTGCTATTGGCACAGGTACTGATGTAGCTATTGAGGCAGCTGACGTGGTTCTCATTAAGGTAAGAAAGAAGAGTGTGTGATATAATTTCAGTTGCATTGGTGTAGCGCCTTCATAAACAATTATAATTAGGTTTTGTCTTTGTCTTGATGTACTTGTCCTATGAAGAAATTCTGTCCTTATTTTCTGGCTACAAATGTGGGGGCAGTTAGAGCT from Meleagris gallopavo isolate NT-WF06-2002-E0010 breed Aviagen turkey brand Nicholas breeding stock chromosome 9, Turkey_5.1, whole genome shotgun sequence includes:
- the ATP7A gene encoding LOW QUALITY PROTEIN: copper-transporting ATPase 1 (The sequence of the model RefSeq protein was modified relative to this genomic sequence to represent the inferred CDS: inserted 1 base in 1 codon), producing MEARSIVIGVEGMTCHSCVQSIEQHVGKMNGIHNIKVSLEDKNAVIIYDSKLHTPATLQEAIYDMGFDATSADSNPQPVLPDTIFLTIPTQSALTSKELRSTLLKNKGILDVKMSSDQKSAVVTFLSSVVNGKEIIQMVPGVDLSISAPEVTPGTCEDASWSHANSVLLRLKVEGMTCHSCTSTIEGKIGKLQGIQRIKVSLDNQEAVVMYQPHLITAEEIKCQIEAAGFTASFKKQPRPLKLNAVDLERLKNTQTKSSDTAPLKENTRNVNDTKTAVFRIDGMHCSSCVLNIQSTISTLPSVTNIVVSLENKSAIVKYNPNLITIDVLRSAIEAVSPQTFKVSLLDKYENVALFPALVSPLKSVKDAGQPLTQVVVINIEGMTCNSCVQSIEGIISQKSGVKSINVSLANSNGIIEYDPLQTCPEDLRSSIENMGFDASLPEKTELPVGVTQSTPKEQLESTMPTSKMLQSIVAKQESKSLSKCYVQVTGMTCASCVANIERNLRREDGIHSVLVALMAGKAEVRYNPAVIHPSAIAELIRELGFGATVMESSGEGDGILDLVVRGMTSAACVHKIESTLMKTNGVLYCSVALATNKAHIKYDPEIIGPRDIIQVIKDLDFTTALVXKDRSASHLDHRQEIRQWRRSFFVSLIFCIPVMAMMIYMMVVDSQLSDAHRHLNMSSEEMEAIHSSMFLEHQLLPGLSVMNFLSFLLCVPVQIFGGWHFYIQAYKALKHRTANMDVLIVLATSIAFVYSFVILLVAMAEKAKVNPVTFFDTPPMLLAFISLGRWLEHVAKGKTSEALARLISLQATEATIVTLGPDNILLSEEQVDVELVQRGDVVKVVPGGKFPVDGRVIEGHSMVDESLITGEAMPVTKKPGSTVIAGSINQNGSLLISATHVGADTTLSQIVKLVEEAQTSKAPIQQFADKISGYFVPFIVVVSVVTLFAWIIIGFVDFEIVEKYFLGYNKSISAAEVIIRFAFQASITVLCIACPCSLGLATPTAVMVGTGVGAQNGILIKGGEPLEMAHKVNVVVFDKTGTITHGTPEVMRVKYLVESNRLPHNKMLAIVGTAESNSEHPLGAAITKYCKKELGSETLGTCTDFQVVPGCGISCKVTNIEPLLYRKNKMVEENNIRNVTLVKVEEHVEESVQPALIIDADLPTAVTSQKYSVLIGNREWMNRNGLLVKNDVDKAMIEHERKGRTAVLIAVDGVLCGLIAIADTVKPEAELAVYTLKNMGLEVVLMTGDNSKTARSIASQVGISKVFAEVLPSHKVAKVKQLQDEGKRVAMVGDGINDSPALAMANVGIAIGTGTDVAIEAADVVLIKDDLMDVVASIDLSRKTVKRIRINFVFALIYNLVGVPIAAGVFLPIGLVLQPWMGSAAMAASSVSVVLSSLLLKMYQKPSSEKLELRAHGQMKQKSPSEISVHIGIDETGTGTRKLSLMDRIINYSRASINSLFSDKRSVNSMVLNEPDKHSLLVGGFGEDDDTTL